From the genome of Scytonema hofmannii PCC 7110, one region includes:
- a CDS encoding VWA domain-containing protein: protein MKKKFYISVTLGTFLLAGCTSEVSSAPREGFEVKFLVGSALQQFCTQAAEQFNQTKPKLGDGKAFYLSCQAMGSGDIVTNLVNKAKQLQSGSLQADSPDFPTLVSLDGEIYHSQLVYQFNQVFPGKNYIPQITDAPLLANSPMVFMVPTDVATGLQKQEDVYKALAKAKTHKELDASSPTLPIYFVQSAPTRSNSGLQTLVAQFVSVSGKRPEQLTATDVQKFQTQIQNIQTKITRYGVSTDALATDMVKNGSFWASVASVYESSVIKANSNLQPGQTRYKAIYPKATFTSNMRAIVPNAPWVSSDEKAAAEKVIAYLQSPDAQKIATELGLRPGVPGVELGAKFSPEYGVDPNAKYDSLRPPQPEVVAAMLKSWQEFAKKPSQVIVVVDSSGSMQGNKLPAVQSTLRQYIESLGPKEKIALIDFDSAIRSPIVVDGTPQGKERGMQFIASLQVDGGTKLYDSALYARNWLASNLRKDAINAVVILTDGEDSESSINLEQLQQELGKSNFSSDKRIAFFTVGYGNEGEFNPDALKKIAQVNGGYYRKGDPATISTLMSELQVEF from the coding sequence ATGAAAAAAAAATTTTACATTAGTGTCACCTTAGGTACTTTCCTACTGGCTGGTTGCACGTCTGAAGTGAGTTCCGCCCCTAGAGAGGGTTTTGAAGTCAAGTTTTTAGTCGGTAGTGCTTTACAACAATTCTGCACCCAAGCAGCAGAACAGTTCAATCAAACAAAACCCAAGCTTGGTGATGGTAAAGCGTTCTACTTAAGTTGTCAGGCGATGGGAAGTGGCGATATAGTCACAAACCTAGTTAATAAAGCCAAGCAACTTCAATCTGGAAGCTTGCAAGCTGATTCACCAGACTTTCCTACTTTAGTTTCTTTAGATGGAGAAATTTACCACTCTCAGTTAGTTTACCAGTTCAATCAAGTCTTCCCCGGAAAAAACTATATTCCTCAAATTACTGATGCACCCTTACTGGCAAATAGCCCAATGGTGTTTATGGTTCCTACAGATGTTGCTACTGGATTGCAAAAACAAGAAGATGTATATAAAGCATTAGCCAAGGCAAAAACCCACAAAGAACTTGATGCAAGTAGTCCCACACTACCCATTTACTTTGTTCAATCCGCACCAACTCGCTCGAATTCAGGCTTGCAAACACTTGTGGCGCAATTTGTGTCTGTCTCTGGGAAACGTCCCGAACAACTAACAGCAACAGATGTCCAGAAATTCCAAACCCAAATCCAAAATATCCAAACTAAAATCACTCGCTACGGTGTTTCTACAGATGCTTTAGCCACCGATATGGTCAAAAATGGTTCATTTTGGGCATCTGTCGCTTCTGTTTACGAATCATCTGTGATTAAAGCCAACTCCAATTTACAACCCGGTCAAACCCGCTACAAAGCTATTTATCCAAAAGCAACCTTTACCTCTAATATGCGGGCGATCGTACCTAATGCACCTTGGGTAAGTTCAGATGAAAAAGCAGCTGCGGAAAAAGTTATTGCTTATTTGCAATCCCCAGACGCACAGAAAATTGCCACAGAACTCGGTTTGAGACCAGGTGTTCCTGGAGTGGAGTTGGGAGCAAAATTTAGTCCCGAATATGGCGTCGATCCCAATGCTAAATATGATTCTTTGCGTCCCCCCCAACCTGAAGTGGTGGCTGCAATGCTGAAATCTTGGCAAGAATTTGCCAAAAAACCTTCACAAGTCATTGTTGTGGTCGATTCTTCCGGTTCTATGCAAGGGAATAAATTACCTGCAGTGCAAAGTACTTTGCGTCAATATATTGAAAGCCTCGGACCAAAAGAAAAGATTGCTCTCATTGATTTTGATTCTGCAATTCGCTCTCCCATCGTTGTAGACGGAACTCCTCAAGGTAAAGAACGGGGGATGCAATTTATTGCTAGTTTGCAAGTCGATGGTGGGACTAAATTATATGATTCTGCCCTCTATGCACGTAATTGGTTAGCATCTAATCTCCGCAAAGATGCTATTAATGCTGTTGTTATTTTGACGGATGGTGAAGATTCTGAGTCTTCAATTAACTTAGAGCAATTACAGCAAGAACTTGGCAAAAGTAACTTTAGTAGTGACAAAAGAATTGCCTTTTTTACTGTTGGTTATGGCAATGAAGGAGAATTTAATCCAGACGCATTGAAGAAAATTGCTCAAGTTAATGGTGGTTATTACCGGAAGGGAGACCCTGCAACAATTTCTACTTTGATGTCTGAATTACAGGTGGAGTTTTAG